tggctggatggccgagcccagagagtggtggtgaatggggcaaagtccagctggcggccggtcactagcggtgttccgcagggctcagttctggggccggtgctgttcaatatctttatagatgatctagacgtagggattgagtgcaccttcagtaaatttgcagatgacaccaagctgggtggcagtgtcgatctgctggagggtaggaaggcccttcagagggatttggacaggttagatagatgggccgagaccaacggcatgaggttcaacaagaacaagtgccaggtcttacacttcggccacaacaaccccatgcagctctacaggctgggggaagagtggttagaaagcggcccggtggaaagagacctgggggtgctgatcgacagccagctaaacatgagccagcagtgtgcccaggtggccaagaaggccaatggcatcctggcctctattaggaatagtgtagccagccggtctagggaagtgatcgtccctctgtactcggcactggtgaggccgcatcttgagtactgtgttcagttctgggccccgcacttcaagaaagttgttgaggtgttggagcgagtccagaggagggcgaccaagctggtgaagggtctggagggtctgacctatgaggaacggctgagggagctggggttgtttagcctggagaagaggaggctccgaggtgaccttattgcagtctacaactacctgaagggaggttgtagtgaagtgggagttggcctcttctcacgggcaactagcaataggacaagagggcacagcctcaggctttgccaggggaggttcaggttggacatcaggaagaatttctttacagaaagggttattagagattggaatgggctgcccagggaggtggtggagtcaccatctctggatgtgtttaagaaaagactggacatggcacttagtgccatggtctagttgacagggtggtgtaagggcaacggttgaactcgatgatccctgaggtctcttccagcctggctgattctgtgattctgtgattctgtgaaggtcccttccaacccaaaccattctatgattagtCACCCACTGAATCCTGGCGTTGTCAAACCTTACCTCTTCTACTCTTGTCGGCAATGTAAATCTGGAGAAAATGGCGATCTTCCGCTGTTTTCTGGTGGGTCCCAAAAATACATCTATCAGGCTGCTTGTGATCAGTGATATTGTTCAAGACCCCTAGCAGCTGCCTGGGTATGCAGCAGCACTTTGCTGGACCTTTTTCCTctatgtttttgttactgcatTTGTGGCAAACTTACACATCCCCTccagtgtttttctgtttgtacgTCCACACGCTTACTTGAAGGGACATCACTAAACTCATCAGTACTCGGGATAATTCTCCTAAAGACAACTGGGAGTGGTGCAATCACTTCTTCCAAGGCTGATCAGAGCTATGTTGCCGTGTTTCTACTTGATGTACCATAAACGTAGCTTTTGAATAGTTTAATGGCATAAGGTGGTTGAAGTTGCACTAAAATCACGCAACAAAGACAAGgaatgaaagacaaagaaagaagggaaggtgTACCACGGTGTACTTTCATTTAGCCTGTGAAGCTAGATTGGGATGTTGATGACATACTCTGGCCAATCTCAGCTGTACCAGAttctccagcccagccccagtcTCGATGCCTCTAGCACTGGGTCCCAAGCTCAGAGCTGCAACCCTCTCCTTTGCTTCCCCAGCAGTGCCTTCCTTAAATCCGGAAGGCTGTTTTTAATGCACAGAACTGCAGGAATGATTGTTGAATTGGCCATGAGAGGGCATAGCTATTGCTTTCAAATGTTGGCTGTGAAAGGGACCATCCAAAGCATCTCGCTTGGTTTAAGATAGAAACCCGTCTCCAACCAGTCTCTCTTGTAAATCTGCGGGACATCAAAGAATTACATTCTCAATCCGCTCTAGTTAATAATAGAGGTAGATATAGGTTGTGTTTCTCTTCCCGGTACCTTCTTCAGGGATGAGTGAGAGAGCCACCTTGTGTTTTCTATCACTGCTGGGTGAGATTGAACTAATGTGGGGACCAAGAAGCCAACACAAGGAACACACAACAAGGGAGGACTTTGAGGACAGAGAATCCACCTCATCTCCTCTGAACACAGAGCCCCTTGGTTTGGCTCCTCTTCCCAACAACACAGGGATGCACACCACGTGCAAGCAGGCTCTCAGGACAGGCAccagttattttccttttaagactGGTTCAAAATTGCTCTCAGGACTGGAAGGAGGAgtttctccctctgcctgggGTTATGTCAGCTGAATACTGTTAGTGGTTGTAGTTCCTCTTTCTACACTGTGGGATCACTCAATCACAATTCCAGTTTTCCCAGGGGTCCTCTTGTTTGGGAGTATTGTGAATTGATCACATATTCAAATTCTAAATTGACTCTTATTCCTGTTTTCTACAGcctcagcagctgcctgctcagcaGTTCAGCTTCTCTCCTGCCCACAGCCTAGGAGCGGGGTTTGTTGCTTCCCTGCACTCCACAGGCAGGCCAGCTTAGGAGAGAGCAGCCTGGTTGTCAAGGCAACGAGTGTATTCAACAGCAACGCTGAGCTCTGGCAGCCAAAGTCACAGGCACCCAGGTGATCACCCTTGCTGGTCCCTTTGGGCAGGCGATCAGTGAGTGCCTGGGTATCGGGGATCATAGGgcttctcttctgcagttttattctTGCAACCTTTTAGGCAAAATGGAATCCTTAGTCTGTGTCTCTGTTTCTGTAACCTGCTgttctccctcttttcccattttgctCAGCAGGGGTATTTCCAAACAGCTAGATGATCCCTTTGCACCTTCTTTCCTATAAATTTCTGCTTATTTGCAGGTCTGTCTAACTTCCTAGGCTAAATCTGCTGATTGCCTAGGCATAAGCTGTATCAATTAaatcacagaaggaaaacaaaagaaagtctGTATTCACGTCCTTAGTTTATattctgttttgcaaacagCATTTGCACTTCTGCAATATACAGAACCACGGTTTTCCTGTAAACATCTGATCCCCTCTGGCTACGACACTTGTTTATGATGGTTATACCGAGGTTTATGCCTGGAGGTTTGAGACCTCCTACAGAAGACATAATCTGAGAATTATACGGTTCTAATGTAATTACATAAAAGCAATTCTAATTGCTTTCAGCGTGAACTGAGAACGTAACGTTTCATTCTCTGACGTTGCTGAATGCGtgcttttaaagaatttctGCAGGTTATTTCTTGCCATTTATTACCGCTACTTGAACTGTCACTCAGATCTGATGATGTTCTATAACAGTATCACTCAACAGTGTACATTCTGTCCTATTAGGAATGATTTGCCAGGTTTCGGGAGCTTCTGAGTACCTGCTGTTACAATTTCAAAAGTAGAGGATTGCAGCAATTGGTGATGCTTGTAAGTTGGCTTCATGTAAGTTGGCTTCATGTACAGTTCATGTTGGTCCATCACCCAATCATCCAATTGTCATCCAGTTTTGGTTGTTCCCATTTTTTGCGGTCTGTGGTTTGGCTACCAGGGAAAATACCAGTGAAGTACCTTTACCGTTACGTAGGGGAGGAAACCCCTTTGCTCACTACAGGGTGCTGCAGTACCCCTTAGGGGCACCAAGAGTAGATGTGAGCACGTGCTGATCCAGCAGCATCAGGTTGGTTGAAGTCCTTGCACGGCGGAGTTACAAGATCTTCCATGTCTGTTCCCTTGGTACTACGTTTTATCCTTTTTGTGCTTGGAACAAGGGAACTTGCTGTCATTTAGATGTCAGCCTTTACCTTATGCAGTAAGGAGTGTCTGTACATTGTACAGGTTTTGTTTGGACTgggatttttggtttgtttttttctgttttgcatattTCCAGCACTTCATTGGTTAGCTACGCTTTTTAAATTTAGCAAGCAAGGTCGTGAAAATGATATGCAGTGTTTTACAAATCATATATTgtcataaaataaacattagaAGGTTTCTTGCTCTGTTGGAGAAATTCTTGTGGCATGTGTCTAACCAGTCCTTGTCATGCTCTCAGCGGGTCTCAGCATCTGCCTGTTTCTGCATTGGtatgagaaggaaaagcattaCCTTCCTTTCCTTGGAGTATTGAACACATTGTGGAAGAACAGCGGCAGACATGTCCACATCAGCAGAAGGACCAGTGACAGGGTCCAGGACTAGGAACAGTGTCCCCAGTGACATCTTCTTCTTGTCACTGGGGATCCTGTCAATGGATAAGGCAGGGTCATTCATCTAACCCTAATGCATATTACACAAGCAGATAAGTAACTGCAGGCCTCACTGCCTGTAAGGGGAACACAGATGCCTATAGCATGGACTGTTGAAGTTAAGTGAGATAAAGCCAGCTGTGGCTTCTAGAAAACCTGGGCAGAGCCAATGCAGGGATAGACTTGAGGAGAGGAGTAAAGTACATGGGttgaccagctggaaagcatctTGGCAGAAAATGACCTGATGGTCCTGTGGACAAGAAGTTgaccaggagccagcagtgtgcccttgtggcaaaggcGGCCAACAGCCTGCTGGGCCGTGTTCTGTAGAGCATTGCCTGCAAGGTCAAGGGAAGCAATCCTTGCTGctactcagcactgctgagacacacctggagtgctggttctgggctccccagtaaaAGCGAGGCATGGGCACAGTGGAGCAAGTCCAGcgaagggccatgaagatgagaAAGGAACTGGAGCATGTGCCAtaggaagagaggctgagagagctctgatcatttttcttggagaagagcaggcttgGGGAGTGTCTTGTCAAAGTGTGTGAATACCTGATTGGAGATGGGTGGGGTAAGGAAGATAAGCCAGACTCTCCTCTGTGGAATCCAGTGATGGGATGAGacacaatgggcacaaactggaaTATGGGAAATGAGGATGAGAGAAatggtggtgaaacactggaacaggttgcccagagaggttgtggagtctctgtccttggacgAGGTCAAAAGCCAAGAggacatggtcctgagcaacctgctctaggtgactctgctttgagcaggggcgTTGGTCAaacgatctccagaggtgccttccaatcccagcccttctgtgattctgtgactagaTGGGACCTGACCTGAGGCGTGGAGAGCTCTGTCGATGACAGGGCTGGGAACAGCTTAAGGTGCTTTCCAAAGAGCTTCCCCAGTGTTGGCATCTTCTGAGTCCGTCTGTGGTGCTGCAGTGCTTGGAAGGATTTGCGGAGGGGAGAGGGGTCTGGGAAGCTACAGAGCAGTAGGCCTGACATTTGTGTCAGGCAACTGAGTAGGAACTGAACTAACCCCTAAACTTAGTGGCTGTATGGATAAGGGTGGTATTTTATGAACGGGTCAGCGTGTCTTCTGTAAGGGAAGGTCAGCTGCCATCAAGCACAGGGACAAGGGGGAACTCGATCCTAAATTGAGGGACACCTGAATTTGGCAAAGTCATTCAGTGAAGTATCTGGCATAAGGGTGCGTATTCCCAAATGGATGAGCAAATTAATTGGTCGAGTGTGTGTTCAAAGGAGCATTCAGAACTGAAGtcttggggtgggaggaggcagctctTTGAAACTCTCAGCTCAGTTCTCATGGCAGTCACCCAAGCAGCGTGAGCACTGGGAATCCTTAGCAAAGGAGTAGAAACACAGCAACTGGTTTCCTGCCACAGTAGAAAGGTTAATGAGTAGTGATAATTTGGtttcaatttcttttgtttttttttctccacattaATTTCTAATTAGATGGGTTCttcacagcacagctgcatGACCCTCGTATCAGCCGCTGTATTAGCTGAACGTATGATGTCACATCCTCCTTGATGTGCTTGTTTTCTCCATGTGTTCAGACTCCATCTTTcaccatttcttttcagaaaacgGAAGTGCCAGACCATAGAGTTATAGGCGCTCTCAGAGACTCTGACCTCTTGAAAACTTGTCCAGCCGAGCAGTGACTTCTGTGGTCTCTTgaaagcagggacaggtgagTAGTATTTGCAGTTTCTGCGAGTGGGTCTTGCAATTTCAGAGGAAGGTAGAGAGCCAGATttcctgtatttgttttgtgaaaCAAATGGACTGGCTAATGCAGTGTCTAAAATGTCCTCTTATCCACTACAAGAgcagaaatgtatttctaaatatataGAAGTGCGATTGTAGTAGAAGTTCCTCCTCTTACTAAAAATATGCATGTAACCTTGAAGCTTGCTCACTGTTAAATTAGAGCCGCGCTTTCCTGTGTTCTCTACAGCAAAGGCTCTGTCCCCTCAAGCCTGTCCCTGCTTTCTCTTCTACAGTTTACCAAGCTAAAAATGATTTACAGGATTCAACCAGCTGTGGTGTGTAGGGAGGGAAAAATAGGTATGTAAAAAGCagagtgtgttttttttttttttcctgcctgtaaCACTAATAGCACAAGCTGGCATTTCTgtgcaggagaagaaaatgttctggGAACCCAGAGCTGATGATTTGTGTATCGGCTGCCTCTCCTCTGTCCCCAAAGCCCCAGTGCCTAGTGGAGAGTGGTTGGCTCCATGCTATTGGATTTGGAATCCTCCCAATGCGGCTGACAAGTCATTTTCTGGCTACATGGAGAGTTTAGTATGTGACCCAGTTGCAGTAACCAGGGGTGAACGACAAATGGGATTGTTCCAGCTGGGTTCTCTGTCCTGTTCCCTGTTACAGCTGTTTGATGAAAGCTTTGCTGATTTCCTGAAGCTCTCTGTTCTGGAGCATGGGGATTTGCATTTGGAGATAtggagcagagggaggcaggagaaatcatagaatcatagaatcatttacgttggaaaagacctttaagatcattcagtccaactgtaaacctaataCTGCCAAGTCCCCCACTGAACCATGTCCataagtgccacatctacacatcttttaaatacctccagggacaatgactcaaccacttccctgggcagcctgttccagtgcttgaaaaccctttcagtggaaaaatttttcctaatatacgatttaaatctcccctggcacaatttgaggctgtttcctctcatcctaaaTGCCACAGTCctccttgctgctttttcacatGCTTTTGTGCATTGACCTTTGCGGCCCCAGTGGTGGGCCCAGGAGGTGCTGATTCTGCTGTCCTTCACTTTAAGGGCAGGCAAGGGCAGAAATGCCGATGCTAATGCTGAGATTGTAGCTAAAATGACTTCTCTTTTTGTTGCTGCCTTGTTAACAATCGCTtcatctccatccctcccttttgcaggaggaagagaggaagtaAGGGTAGGGTGGAGGGAGGATTGTATATCCATCACCAGATGATTCCACTGGCAGAGCCGAGCAGGTCACAGCCAGCATGGCCTTTCCATCCTGGGTTGGTGACAGCTGGGTTTGGCAGCACCATCTACCAGAGGAGGTAGAAGTGAGGACTTGACAGGGAACAGGGTTGGGAAGCAGCTTTGAAACTCTCTTTACCTAGGCAGTTCTTGTCCTTATCGTCTGCATCTGTGTCCAAAGCTGCCTTGTATCATTTGCCCTCCCACTATCCATCCGTTCTGCTATGCTAAAGTGCCATGAAAAATGAGCCAGGTTCTCTGTAGGGACGGATGGTTGATTTCAAAAGGCAGTTCAAATGCTGGTTCAACAGCCAGGGAGACTGAGGCCTCTTAATAGGAACTGATGACAGCACTGGGGTTTTAGtattgtgtttggttttggggaaaaaactcTCATAATGAGAGAAAAGTCTCATCAGGGCAGCAGGTACACACAATGTCTGTTAACAGAGCTCCAGGAATATTCATATGGAGCTTTCCTGTTTCCTCGTCCTAGGGTTTTTTGCATATATGTCTCATATCTAGAATGACCTGAAATTCTAGAAGATCATAGATAAGGTCTCTAATGCTGTTCCTAGAGCTTGTTGTGCACCACCATGAAGGTCTGCCATTTGTGTGTCAAATGCTGCATAACCTTCCAAGTGGCAAGCACAACTTATATGCACAATATACATGGACAGAACTGAGGATCTGTCTTGGTTTGCGATATACAGAAAGAAGAGACTTGTCCTTATTTTGTGTTGGAATGAGAGGGATCCAAAGATGGGCAGTAGTTTCTGATGTGGGACCTGAAGGCCCTGTGACAATACGGAGAAGCCAGGAGACTGTTTCAGAAGTGACCAAAAGGCATAATTTAAACATGCTGCCCTGAGGCGAAGGAAGGAGAGTTCTGTTCTGCCGTGGCACTGTCCCAAGGCTTGTTGTCTGCTGTCTTGCCTGTcagtgtctttttcttcttttcttcccttcagatCACGACGCCTGTCTTGGGAGAGCAGGCTCTGACAGGATCGAGACTGCTCAGGATGTCCAACTGCCTGCCAAAACTGACCGCGGTGGTGCTGAGCCACAGGCTCAGGGCTCTGTTTATCCTCACCATTTCATTTGTATTCTTTGCCTCTGTCATGTTGTACTGGAGAACTGGGGAGGATGCTGAGGGCCAGCTCTACAGCTTGCCTACGCAAAGCAGGCATGAACAGTTGTTGCCTtgccttccccatcccactgccagTGGTCCCCCTCCTCCACCGGGGGATGTGTTTTTTGTGGAGACCTCAGAGCGAACTAACCCAAGTTACCTGTTCACGTGCTCTGTGGAGTCAGCGGCCAGGACACACCCTGGGACAAGGGTCGTGGTGCTCATGAAAGGTTTGGCAAACGGGAATGCCTCATTACCCAACCACTGGGCATTTTCATTGCTGAGCTGCTTCCCCAACGTGGAAATCCGGCCCCTGGACTTGCTGGAGCTTTTCTCAGGGACGCCTCTGGCAAAGTGGTACTTGCAGTCTGAGCATCAGAAGGAACCTTATTACTTACCCGTCCTGTCTGACGCCTGCAGAATTACGATCATGTGGAAATTTGGTGGCACCTACCTGGACACAGACTTCATTGTGCTTAGGAACTTGAAGAACCTCACCAATGCTCTTGGCATCCAGTCTGAGGGTGTACTGAATGGGGCCTTTCTATCCTTCAAACCCAGGCATGAGTTCATGGAGCTTTGCATGCAGGACTTTGTGGATAACTACAATGGCTGGATCTGGGCGCACCAGGGCCCAGGACTCTTAACGCGTGTCTTCAAGAAGTGGTGCTCCATCAGGAATATCCAGAACAACATGAGCTGCAAAGGTGTGAGTGCTCTTTCCCCAGAAGCCTTTTATCCTATTCACTGGGAGGACTGGAAGAAGTTATTTGAAGCAATCAGCTCCTCGGAGCTTCACAAGCTCCTTAAGAACACCTATGCGGTGCATGTATGGAACAAACTGAGCCACGCGACAAGGCTAGAGATCACGTCCCAG
Above is a genomic segment from Nyctibius grandis isolate bNycGra1 chromosome 5, bNycGra1.pri, whole genome shotgun sequence containing:
- the LOC137663691 gene encoding lactosylceramide 4-alpha-galactosyltransferase-like; this encodes MSNCLPKLTAVVLSHRLRALFILTISFVFFASVMLYWRTGEDAEGQLYSLPTQSRHEQLLPCLPHPTASGPPPPPGDVFFVETSERTNPSYLFTCSVESAARTHPGTRVVVLMKGLANGNASLPNHWAFSLLSCFPNVEIRPLDLLELFSGTPLAKWYLQSEHQKEPYYLPVLSDACRITIMWKFGGTYLDTDFIVLRNLKNLTNALGIQSEGVLNGAFLSFKPRHEFMELCMQDFVDNYNGWIWAHQGPGLLTRVFKKWCSIRNIQNNMSCKGVSALSPEAFYPIHWEDWKKLFEAISSSELHKLLKNTYAVHVWNKLSHATRLEITSQALLAHLYSQFCPATYAKMKKDSEG